From a region of the Maridesulfovibrio frigidus DSM 17176 genome:
- a CDS encoding reverse transcriptase domain-containing protein — translation MTRINNLSRFQQISTLNQLALFLGFKPKDFSYILYRLSDGPNGQYTEFAIKKRNGKDRTIAAPHTALKTIQRSLTSKLEGIYDPKKAAYGYIKETPHNKDKTVFGNALVHSKKRYVFNIDLCDFFPTIHFGRVMGLFQSNPYKLKRNIAILLAKIACYNDCLPQGSPCSPIISNMICSHMDRELSDLAKAYGCYYSRYADDMTFSTNIIEFPRDIAFRDENWKPGEGLIEIIDKNGFEINSEKTTLRTQADRQIVTGLIVNDFPNIRKRSINQVRAMLHDWKLNGMEAAYEKFINYHDTRNSENKEDSTELFSMVVRGKLEWIRSVKDKRFNIQEIQNKAKSKQNRLSYSSRLLEKQSYKKYFNRYKHLRINESDMLTVLGEGQTDWRHFKNAYEVLYR, via the coding sequence GTGACAAGGATAAACAACTTATCTCGATTCCAACAAATTTCTACACTTAATCAGCTTGCATTATTTTTAGGATTTAAACCTAAAGATTTTAGCTATATTCTTTATCGGCTGTCGGATGGTCCCAATGGTCAGTATACCGAATTTGCAATAAAAAAACGAAATGGAAAAGATCGAACAATAGCTGCACCACATACGGCTTTAAAAACGATTCAAAGGTCGTTGACTTCAAAACTTGAAGGAATATACGATCCTAAAAAAGCGGCTTACGGATATATAAAGGAAACACCTCACAACAAAGACAAAACAGTTTTTGGAAATGCGTTAGTCCATTCAAAAAAAAGATATGTTTTTAACATTGATTTATGTGATTTTTTTCCAACAATACATTTCGGTAGAGTTATGGGTTTATTTCAATCAAATCCATACAAACTTAAAAGAAATATAGCTATACTGTTAGCAAAAATAGCATGCTACAATGACTGCCTCCCACAAGGTTCTCCATGCTCTCCCATAATATCAAATATGATTTGTTCTCATATGGACCGAGAATTAAGTGATTTAGCTAAAGCATATGGGTGTTATTACTCGCGATATGCAGATGATATGACCTTTTCTACGAATATAATAGAATTCCCTAGGGACATCGCTTTTCGTGATGAAAATTGGAAGCCGGGTGAAGGATTAATAGAAATCATAGACAAGAATGGTTTTGAAATCAATTCGGAAAAAACAACTTTACGAACTCAAGCTGACAGACAAATTGTTACAGGTCTGATTGTTAATGACTTCCCCAACATTAGGAAAAGATCCATCAACCAAGTTCGAGCCATGCTTCATGATTGGAAGCTCAATGGGATGGAAGCTGCCTATGAAAAGTTCATAAACTACCACGATACAAGAAATAGCGAAAATAAAGAAGATAGTACTGAATTATTTAGCATGGTTGTGAGGGGTAAACTTGAATGGATACGCAGTGTGAAAGATAAGCGTTTCAATATTCAAGAAATACAAAATAAAGCAAAGTCAAAACAAAATAGACTAAGTTACAGTAGTCGATTGCTAGAAAAGCAATCATATAAAAAATACTTTAATAGATACAAACATCTTCGTATTAATGAAAGCGACATGCTTACGGTTTTAGGTGAGGGGCAAACGGATTGGAGGCATTTT